A section of the Clostridium omnivorum genome encodes:
- a CDS encoding alpha-amylase family glycosyl hydrolase, with amino-acid sequence MAKNTDVKLRNQIMYSVYVRNHGNNGTFKDVEADLERIKSLGTDIVWFMPIHPIGVKNKKGTLGCPYAIKNYREVNPEYGTLEDFKLVISKIHALGMKCIIDVVYNHTSPDSWLVENHPEFFYKKPNGNMGNKVGDWTDIVDLDYNNKELWNYQIETLKYWTSLGVDGFRCDVASLVPLDFWLKAREEVAKINPNAIWLSESVHPSFLLLMRENGFVGLSDSEIYQAFDMAYDYDVNDEYLGYLNGKLSLKDYIKRVAIQESIYPNNYVKLRFLENHDQPRAKKLIEDEETLRIWTGFMYFQKGCTLLYAGQEAQDSNTPSLFEIDKVNWKSMKEDFVSLLKALGTIKKKEIMAKGFYEIYADEDKDVVVASYKMESKKLIGVFNVGKAQGDIIIKVEDGEYTNLVDNTIISVKDGRLKLLNKAMIFEAV; translated from the coding sequence ATGGCTAAAAACACTGATGTAAAATTAAGAAACCAAATTATGTATTCTGTGTATGTAAGAAATCATGGGAATAACGGTACTTTTAAAGATGTTGAAGCTGATTTAGAGAGAATAAAATCCTTAGGAACTGATATTGTATGGTTTATGCCAATTCATCCTATTGGAGTAAAAAATAAAAAGGGTACTCTTGGCTGCCCATACGCAATAAAAAATTATAGAGAGGTAAATCCTGAATATGGTACACTAGAAGATTTTAAGTTAGTAATCAGTAAAATACATGCGCTAGGAATGAAGTGTATTATAGATGTAGTTTACAACCATACCTCGCCAGATTCATGGCTAGTAGAAAATCATCCAGAATTTTTTTATAAAAAGCCAAACGGAAATATGGGGAACAAAGTTGGTGACTGGACTGATATCGTAGACCTAGACTACAACAATAAAGAATTATGGAATTATCAAATTGAAACACTTAAATATTGGACAAGTCTTGGAGTGGATGGCTTTAGATGTGATGTTGCATCACTTGTGCCATTAGATTTTTGGCTTAAGGCTAGAGAAGAGGTTGCTAAGATAAATCCAAATGCCATATGGTTATCTGAAAGTGTTCATCCAAGCTTCTTATTATTAATGAGAGAAAATGGCTTTGTAGGATTGTCTGATAGTGAAATATATCAGGCTTTTGACATGGCTTATGATTATGATGTCAATGATGAATACTTAGGATACTTAAATGGTAAGCTGTCTCTTAAAGATTATATTAAAAGAGTAGCTATTCAAGAGTCAATCTATCCAAATAATTATGTAAAACTAAGATTCTTAGAAAATCACGATCAGCCAAGGGCAAAAAAACTTATTGAGGATGAAGAAACATTAAGAATTTGGACAGGTTTTATGTATTTCCAAAAGGGATGTACATTATTATATGCAGGTCAGGAAGCCCAGGATTCTAATACTCCAAGCTTGTTTGAAATTGATAAAGTTAACTGGAAGAGCATGAAAGAGGACTTTGTAAGTTTACTAAAAGCTCTTGGAACAATAAAGAAAAAGGAAATTATGGCAAAGGGTTTTTATGAAATTTATGCAGATGAAGATAAGGATGTAGTTGTTGCATCATATAAAATGGAAAGTAAAAAGCTTATTGGGGTATTCAATGTAGGTAAAGCTCAGGGAGATATAATTATAAAAGTAGAGGATGGAGAATATACAAACCTTGTAGATAATACAATAATTAGTGTTAAAGATGGAAGATTAAAGCTTCTGAACAAAGCGATGATTTTTGAAGCTGTTTAG
- a CDS encoding cyclase family protein: MIIDLTMEITSMMPVYPGDDLVKLQEIKSFEKDGYCNHRFETGMHIGTHLDGPMHMTNSKLYISDIKLDNLIGKGVLINCKDVDIIDYENGYEELINEGCIVAINTGHSKNFHSEDYFDKHPVMTKAFAELLIRKKVKAVCVDLPSPDMYPFDIHKMLLNSGIFIGENLVNLERLEELMDFEIFIVPLNIRADGAMARIFGRTLDE; this comes from the coding sequence ATGATAATAGATTTGACTATGGAAATAACTAGTATGATGCCTGTATATCCTGGAGATGATTTGGTGAAGCTTCAAGAAATAAAGAGTTTTGAAAAGGATGGCTATTGTAATCATAGATTTGAGACAGGCATGCATATAGGAACACATCTAGATGGGCCAATGCATATGACTAATAGCAAGCTGTATATTTCTGATATAAAACTTGATAATTTAATAGGAAAAGGGGTTTTAATAAATTGTAAGGATGTAGATATAATTGACTATGAAAATGGGTATGAGGAATTGATTAATGAAGGGTGCATTGTGGCAATAAATACAGGGCACTCAAAGAACTTTCATAGTGAAGATTATTTTGATAAACACCCTGTAATGACAAAGGCCTTTGCAGAGTTATTAATAAGAAAAAAAGTAAAGGCTGTTTGCGTAGACTTGCCATCACCAGATATGTATCCTTTTGATATACATAAAATGTTGCTGAATAGCGGCATATTTATTGGAGAAAATCTAGTTAATTTAGAAAGATTAGAGGAGTTAATGGACTTTGAAATATTTATTGTGCCGCTAAACATAAGGGCAGATGGAGCAATGGCAAGAATATTTGGTAGAACCTTAGATGAATAG
- a CDS encoding MFS transporter, with protein MEKDLELTSNSLVSMDKLEKNTDLKEKLWNKDFVLLLQGQIVSVFGDNIYDMALRFWILVNTGSITLMGILMTSTIIPSIFISPLAGTFIDRHDRRKILIAADILRGISILIIGLLALKGHLQVWMILISGIIMGLCSSFFNPSIDSSIPDIIPKSKILKGTSIFSLASTGNEIVGNAFGGFLVQMLGAPILFIFNGLSFLFSAFCTGFAKIPTIPQEAKNISFFNDLKLGMNFVKKSKGLKSLLITMCFFNFCASMSMTLTMPWFRSNNSLGIGFYGIAMAINTFGMFLGFTYLSIIEIKREKRFFALIASGSILSITMIIYSLTLNLYLISVMFFVDGFCIAVLSSIIQSSIQLFVPSNIRSKVFAFKNTLASALMPLGMILAGILGEKLRMNMIICADYIAFLLLFAYLSTLSSVKKIVNL; from the coding sequence ATGGAAAAAGATCTTGAATTAACATCTAATAGCCTAGTTTCAATGGACAAATTGGAAAAAAATACTGATTTAAAAGAAAAACTTTGGAATAAAGATTTTGTGCTGCTGCTTCAAGGACAAATAGTATCTGTATTTGGTGACAATATTTACGACATGGCTCTTCGTTTTTGGATTCTTGTTAATACTGGCTCCATCACATTAATGGGAATACTTATGACATCCACTATTATTCCAAGTATTTTTATTTCTCCTCTAGCAGGAACTTTTATAGATAGGCATGATAGAAGAAAAATATTAATTGCTGCTGATATTCTTAGAGGTATCTCAATACTTATTATTGGACTTCTTGCACTTAAAGGGCATTTACAAGTATGGATGATATTAATATCAGGAATTATTATGGGATTATGCAGTTCCTTTTTTAACCCTTCAATTGATTCATCTATACCTGATATTATTCCAAAGTCTAAAATACTAAAAGGAACTTCTATTTTTTCTTTAGCAAGTACCGGAAATGAAATAGTCGGAAATGCATTTGGTGGCTTTTTAGTTCAAATGTTAGGTGCCCCAATATTATTTATTTTTAATGGTCTAAGTTTTCTATTTTCAGCCTTTTGTACAGGGTTTGCGAAAATCCCCACTATTCCACAGGAAGCTAAAAATATAAGCTTTTTTAACGATTTAAAACTGGGTATGAATTTTGTTAAAAAGTCAAAAGGTCTTAAGAGTCTCTTAATCACTATGTGCTTCTTTAACTTCTGTGCTTCCATGTCAATGACCTTAACAATGCCTTGGTTTAGATCAAATAATTCTCTTGGAATTGGTTTTTATGGAATAGCAATGGCTATTAACACCTTTGGTATGTTTTTAGGTTTTACATATTTATCAATAATAGAGATAAAAAGAGAAAAGAGATTTTTTGCGCTAATTGCTAGTGGTAGTATACTTTCAATTACCATGATAATCTATTCATTAACATTAAACTTATATTTAATATCTGTTATGTTCTTTGTAGACGGGTTTTGTATAGCAGTGCTAAGCTCTATAATCCAATCAAGCATACAGCTATTTGTACCTTCAAATATCAGATCAAAAGTATTTGCCTTTAAAAATACCCTAGCCTCAGCTCTGATGCCTTTAGGAATGATTCTAGCTGGTATCCTTGGTGAAAAGCTAAGAATGAATATGATCATTTGCGCAGATTATATAGCATTTCTATTGCTGTTTGCCTATCTTTCAACCCTATCTAGTGTTAAGAAAATCGTTAATTTATAA
- a CDS encoding CPBP family intramembrane glutamic endopeptidase → MANVFKNKSNEVRSGWKIAGVISLSSIMEFIPMFVFGIISSIYIMASSKGSALSTTEVSNKLYDFMQKSTYGFLFTNTISFICMFLTLFIFLKHVDKKKFKDIGLISVKKGCKELIFGLLLGLISMSVIFFVLLGTKNITVENLSSLNFSKDIWLGLIVFIMVGIKEELLSRGYCITAFNQMKKPWLSIILSSILFSALHLLNPNVKPLGLINIILLGVLFGYMYVKTNNLWMPIGYHIAWNYFQGCIYGFNVSGLNIKGLFNLSAMKDNILTGGTFGPEAGILTTIVMALGMLILWKMPSVKKSEEDYLETSV, encoded by the coding sequence ATGGCAAATGTGTTTAAAAACAAAAGTAATGAGGTAAGATCAGGCTGGAAAATTGCTGGAGTAATTTCACTAAGCTCTATCATGGAGTTTATTCCCATGTTTGTATTTGGAATAATAAGTTCTATATACATTATGGCCAGTAGTAAGGGGTCAGCACTAAGCACTACTGAGGTTAGTAATAAGCTATATGATTTTATGCAAAAAAGTACCTACGGCTTTTTATTTACCAATACTATAAGTTTTATATGTATGTTTTTAACTCTTTTTATATTTTTAAAGCATGTGGATAAAAAGAAATTCAAAGATATAGGTTTGATATCAGTTAAAAAAGGGTGTAAAGAACTCATTTTCGGATTATTGCTTGGACTTATATCTATGTCTGTAATATTCTTTGTATTACTTGGGACTAAGAATATTACAGTTGAAAATTTAAGCAGTCTTAATTTCTCAAAGGACATATGGCTAGGGTTAATAGTTTTCATAATGGTAGGAATTAAAGAAGAACTGCTATCAAGAGGATATTGCATAACTGCATTTAACCAAATGAAAAAACCTTGGCTGTCTATAATACTATCTTCAATATTATTTTCAGCCTTACATTTATTAAATCCTAATGTAAAACCACTAGGGCTAATAAATATAATATTGCTTGGAGTATTATTTGGATATATGTATGTTAAAACTAATAATTTATGGATGCCAATTGGCTATCATATAGCCTGGAACTATTTTCAAGGCTGTATATATGGTTTCAATGTAAGTGGATTAAATATTAAGGGGCTATTTAATCTTAGTGCTATGAAAGATAATATCTTAACTGGCGGAACTTTTGGGCCTGAGGCGGGTATTTTAACTACTATAGTAATGGCACTAGGAATGTTAATCCTGTGGAAAATGCCTAGTGTTAAAAAATCAGAAGAGGATTATTTAGAAACTAGTGTATAA
- the coaD gene encoding pantetheine-phosphate adenylyltransferase, whose translation MTTAIYAGSFDPFTIGHLSVLKEASCLFDKIIVAIADNPDKRRRINSDLMLKGIQKSVNELDFGLKIQVIKFDGLIADLAEKEHTKYLIRGIRNGIDYEYEENLAKINESFGLKTIYIRAGYLSHVSSSMVMELYKYGRDISQYVPAPVIEAIKLS comes from the coding sequence ATGACAACAGCTATATATGCGGGTTCTTTCGATCCCTTTACTATTGGACACTTAAGTGTGTTAAAGGAAGCAAGCTGCTTATTTGATAAAATAATTGTTGCAATTGCTGACAATCCTGATAAAAGGCGTAGAATTAACTCAGACCTAATGCTCAAAGGAATTCAGAAGTCAGTTAATGAATTAGACTTTGGCCTAAAAATCCAAGTAATAAAGTTTGATGGTTTAATTGCAGATTTAGCAGAAAAAGAACATACTAAATACTTAATTCGTGGAATAAGGAATGGAATTGACTATGAATACGAAGAAAATCTTGCAAAAATAAATGAATCTTTTGGGTTAAAGACTATTTATATCAGAGCGGGATATTTAAGCCATGTTAGCTCCTCAATGGTTATGGAACTATACAAATATGGAAGAGATATATCTCAATATGTTCCGGCTCCAGTAATTGAAGCTATAAAACTTAGCTAA